From the Polyangia bacterium genome, one window contains:
- the tagF gene encoding type VI secretion system-associated protein TagF has protein sequence MSGGGQNSIGIYGKVSSQPDFLRGNAGDFSQAGFDRWFQDAVETLRAEGTSLPEAPTGFLMAPEGSPFAFVGAFAPSTDAAGRAFPLVVFAQIDARALAESFPQVALHHGAFVAAAGNLIAAAGAVPGPMLVGEAQELAPTLPDSPDGGGLAISLGNESAQPLLAAVGGTPAGLGYALRTFALACDQAVKTGPGGRSGVITVDAPAPNAAVRALWLEIARRRLRWRDAGPSLLWTEAPVGRLLLTLGQPTPAAVSYLANPRHRAPRFWPLRTDVVSALDQAMKALLPEQRRLVENPRVSLGELASSFG, from the coding sequence ATGAGTGGCGGCGGACAGAACAGCATCGGCATCTACGGCAAGGTCAGCAGCCAGCCTGATTTCTTGCGCGGCAACGCCGGCGATTTCTCCCAGGCCGGTTTCGACCGCTGGTTTCAAGACGCCGTCGAGACCCTGCGCGCCGAGGGCACGTCGCTGCCAGAAGCCCCGACCGGGTTTCTGATGGCGCCGGAAGGATCGCCCTTCGCTTTTGTCGGCGCCTTCGCGCCCAGCACGGACGCCGCTGGGCGCGCCTTCCCGCTGGTGGTGTTCGCCCAGATCGACGCGCGAGCGCTGGCCGAATCGTTTCCGCAGGTGGCCTTGCACCACGGCGCCTTCGTCGCCGCGGCCGGCAACCTCATCGCCGCCGCCGGCGCCGTGCCCGGACCCATGCTGGTCGGCGAAGCGCAGGAACTGGCGCCGACGCTGCCCGATTCTCCCGATGGTGGCGGCCTGGCGATCTCGCTGGGCAATGAATCCGCGCAGCCGCTTTTGGCCGCGGTGGGCGGCACGCCCGCCGGGTTGGGATATGCCTTGCGCACGTTCGCCCTGGCTTGTGACCAGGCCGTCAAGACGGGCCCCGGCGGCCGCAGCGGCGTCATCACCGTCGACGCGCCGGCGCCCAACGCCGCCGTCCGCGCGCTTTGGCTGGAGATCGCCCGGCGCCGCCTGCGCTGGCGCGACGCCGGCCCGTCGCTGCTGTGGACCGAAGCGCCCGTCGGTCGCTTGCTCCTCACGCTGGGCCAGCCGACGCCCGCCGCCGTCAGTTATCTGGCCAACCCGCGCCACCGCGCCCCGCGCTTCTGGCCGCTGCGCACCGACGTGGTCAGCGCCCTCGACCAAGCGATGAAGGCGTTGCTGCCCGAACAACGCCGCCTGGTGGAAAACCCGCGCGTGTCGCTGGGCGAGCTGGCCTCGTCGTTCGGTTAA
- the tssH gene encoding type VI secretion system ATPase TssH — protein sequence MGADISVEAVAGKLNRVGYESFLQGLRQAKSAGNRNLELAHWLMHILQKDRTDLALTADHFKLDRAKMLADATAMVNGFRKNETEMPGISNQVADALDRGWHYATLLFGETQIRTGHLLVGILKSVELRRALIGVSQEFAKLPVDEVAAGQGAIWTGSDEGNLRPMDGSGVAAAGAEGAAAAPGAKGTTALDRFSQDLTAKAKGGQMDPVLGRDDEVRQVIDVLMRRRQNNPILTGEAGVGKTAVVEGFAQRVASGDVPPPLKGVKLCVLDVGLMQAGASMKGEFEQRLRSVIDEVQSSPTPIILFIDEAHTLVGAGGAAGTGDAANLLKPALARGKLRTIAATTWAEYKKHIEKDPALTRRFQVVQVPEPTEEKALLMMRGVASTLEAHHRVQILDEALEASVKLSHRYIPARQLPDKSVSLLDTACARVAISQHAVPAEVEDSRSRIVALDIELGILGRERAAGWETAEREVTANGKLEAEHKRLAELEARWKAEKGLVDEILAIRKTLRGSTEKVEGTASKLEAVAAKPDKEGQAGKVEKVAPPPVAAKTPALSEAERAPLLEKLKRLQGELSTLQGHTPLILPTVDNQAVAAVVGDWTGIPVGRMVKNEIETVLKLADTLGQRVIGQGHALEMIARRIQTSRAGLENPSKPIGVFMLAGPSGVGKTETALTLAESLYGGEQNLITINMSEFQEAHTVSTLKGAPPGYVGYGEGGVLTEAVRRRPYSVVLLDEVEKAHSDVHELFFQVFDKGFMEDGEGRLIDFKNTLIILTSNVGSELIINMCKDPELLPDPDGIAKALREPLLKSFPAALLGRMVTIPYYPLSDEMIGNIARLQLGRVTKRIAENHKVPFTFDDAVVKLIVSRCTEIESGGRMIDAILTNTLLPRISLEILTRLMKGDPVKKVAVTAPAAEFEYAFE from the coding sequence TCCTGCAGAAGGACCGAACGGACCTCGCGCTCACCGCCGATCATTTCAAACTGGACCGCGCCAAAATGCTGGCGGATGCGACCGCAATGGTGAACGGATTCCGCAAGAACGAAACCGAGATGCCCGGCATCTCGAACCAGGTCGCGGACGCGCTCGACCGCGGCTGGCACTATGCGACGCTCCTGTTTGGCGAGACGCAAATCCGCACCGGACACCTCCTGGTCGGAATCCTGAAATCCGTCGAGTTGAGACGCGCGCTGATCGGCGTCTCGCAGGAGTTCGCCAAGCTTCCGGTCGATGAGGTGGCCGCCGGCCAGGGCGCGATCTGGACCGGATCCGACGAAGGCAACCTTCGCCCGATGGACGGTTCGGGCGTCGCTGCAGCGGGCGCCGAAGGTGCGGCCGCTGCGCCCGGCGCCAAAGGCACCACCGCGCTTGACCGGTTCAGCCAGGATCTCACAGCCAAGGCGAAGGGGGGACAGATGGACCCCGTCCTTGGCCGTGACGACGAAGTCCGGCAGGTTATCGACGTCCTCATGCGCCGGCGACAGAACAATCCGATCCTGACTGGGGAAGCGGGCGTGGGCAAAACGGCTGTCGTCGAAGGCTTCGCCCAGCGCGTCGCGTCGGGGGACGTTCCTCCTCCGCTCAAAGGGGTCAAGCTTTGTGTTCTCGATGTCGGCCTCATGCAGGCGGGCGCGTCGATGAAAGGCGAGTTCGAGCAGCGGCTCCGGTCGGTCATCGACGAGGTGCAGTCGTCGCCGACGCCGATCATCCTGTTCATCGACGAGGCCCACACGCTGGTGGGGGCGGGAGGCGCCGCCGGCACCGGCGACGCGGCCAACTTGCTGAAGCCGGCCCTGGCCCGCGGCAAGCTGCGGACGATCGCTGCCACCACCTGGGCCGAGTACAAGAAGCACATCGAGAAAGATCCGGCCCTGACCCGGCGGTTCCAGGTCGTGCAGGTGCCCGAGCCGACCGAAGAGAAGGCGCTGCTGATGATGCGCGGGGTGGCGTCGACGCTGGAGGCGCATCACCGCGTGCAGATCCTGGACGAGGCGCTGGAGGCGTCGGTGAAGCTGTCACACCGGTACATCCCGGCCCGCCAGTTGCCCGATAAGTCGGTCAGTCTGCTGGACACCGCCTGCGCGCGGGTGGCCATCAGCCAGCATGCCGTGCCGGCCGAGGTGGAGGACAGCCGCAGCCGCATCGTCGCGCTGGACATCGAGCTTGGGATCCTGGGGCGCGAGAGAGCGGCCGGCTGGGAGACCGCCGAACGCGAGGTGACCGCCAACGGCAAGCTGGAAGCCGAGCACAAGCGCCTCGCCGAGCTGGAAGCGCGCTGGAAAGCCGAAAAGGGCCTGGTCGACGAGATCCTGGCCATCCGCAAGACGCTGCGCGGATCGACGGAGAAGGTGGAAGGCACCGCCAGCAAGCTGGAGGCGGTGGCCGCGAAACCTGACAAAGAGGGCCAAGCCGGCAAGGTCGAAAAGGTCGCGCCGCCGCCGGTGGCGGCCAAGACGCCGGCGCTCAGCGAAGCCGAGCGGGCGCCGCTGCTGGAGAAGCTCAAGCGGCTGCAAGGCGAGCTCAGCACGCTGCAAGGGCACACGCCGCTGATTCTGCCGACGGTGGACAACCAGGCCGTGGCCGCCGTGGTCGGCGACTGGACTGGCATTCCCGTCGGCCGCATGGTGAAGAACGAGATCGAGACCGTGCTGAAGCTCGCGGACACTCTGGGCCAGCGGGTGATCGGCCAGGGCCACGCGCTGGAGATGATCGCCCGACGCATTCAAACCTCGCGCGCCGGCCTGGAAAACCCCAGCAAACCGATCGGCGTGTTCATGTTGGCCGGCCCGTCGGGTGTCGGCAAAACCGAGACGGCGCTGACGCTGGCGGAATCTCTTTACGGCGGCGAACAGAATCTGATCACCATCAACATGAGCGAGTTTCAAGAAGCGCACACCGTCTCGACACTGAAGGGCGCCCCTCCCGGGTACGTCGGCTACGGCGAGGGCGGCGTGTTGACCGAAGCCGTGCGCCGCCGGCCCTACAGCGTGGTGTTACTGGACGAGGTGGAGAAGGCGCACAGCGACGTGCACGAGCTGTTCTTTCAGGTCTTCGACAAAGGCTTCATGGAGGACGGCGAAGGGCGCCTGATCGATTTCAAGAACACGCTCATCATCCTGACGTCGAACGTGGGCAGCGAGCTCATCATCAACATGTGCAAGGACCCCGAGTTGTTGCCGGATCCAGACGGCATCGCCAAGGCCCTGCGCGAGCCGCTGCTGAAATCGTTCCCGGCGGCGCTCCTCGGCCGTATGGTGACCATCCCGTACTACCCGCTGTCGGACGAGATGATCGGCAACATCGCGCGCCTGCAACTGGGCCGTGTCACCAAGCGCATCGCCGAGAACCACAAGGTGCCGTTCACCTTCGACGACGCCGTGGTCAAGCTGATCGTCAGCCGCTGCACCGAGATCGAAAGCGGTGGTCGCATGATCGACGCCATCCTCACCAACACGCTGCTGCCGCGGATCAGCCTGGAGATCTTGACCCGCCTGATGAAGGGCGACCCGGTCAAGAAGGTGGCGGTGACGGCGCCGGCCGCCGAATTCGAATACGCCTTCGAATAA
- the tssM gene encoding type VI secretion system membrane subunit TssM: MLKYIFSAIFVALAWALVLVFHDVMPMWPAVVATAVIAAVLVGLLAWRILAARRAAAAIEDGLRDQASRQNDGMRPDLQAEIAAMESEFNKAVGALKGSKLGRNGRDALGLLPWYVMIGPSASGKTTAIRSSGLKLPYGKGGKVRGVGGTRNCDWWMTNEAILLDTAGRWSTDDDDRDEWLAFLDLLKRTRPKKPINGILLAVSATDLQKSAEEIQELSVRLRERIDEVITRLEVIVPVYLMVTKCDLIAGFVEAFGDLKDRERGQIWGFSLPLVSEATDHVDEFAAQFDVLTEVLERQALVRMGEERRIDARERIYSFPQQFDSLRQGLVDLVASLFDQSVYQDAPIMRGVYFTSGTQEGRPVDRIMASMAEAFGVRPRLAAAAPTKPKSYFVKDVFQRVVFPDRDVAVRSARVLKRERLLRWVTAIGALSVSAAVLVLPISSYLANKQFIVDTRGFVEKLVRAREDRPVRGPLDPTALEAALPMATRLAKFAAKGPEVGLQFVGLYPGDRLMDPVHAAVEKLVVRPLLDSDDAQLQAFAKGHGDFDGSGAMSGLLLHLLLTQPKASDEPSPESDGWRDHWVSVLAETASDRFAAITGSAATTKSRQSLEGALRFYALNIEEASDLIDRKPAVVSRTRAALLGANEGDPLADLLRDPNMPRDIRLIDIVGGAVTVFQGGEQHQGGPMVPGAFTPEGWKITKARIERLTADREHDENAWVLGAARKREVIDAGALQMAYFRRYVDSWKAFLLSLSIKEPTNIEDVRRLLKAFMMDKPLDSIWRNASKNLVFKDDSLIGKVTEKASGSIDRLKKKILGSSDADAAASGGKTRNEEPTSPEDVGREFATFLSFGLTKPTGLDTYGQILAELNGAVGDQGAPDPRAFQTTIKAQRVKLQTLINSFNENGWEAALLEKILMPPLLGSEVAVSGATGDSANRKWCDSIVVVYDQLLAGKYPFSNGKGARDARVADVEKFFQPKTGTLWQYFSETLQADVDHPAGTTVFHVKDQPSVKYKPALVAFLKHAQELTDLLYAKDPGKLGLTVSIRIRPSAPYTKIVFDSGGRKVTYFNTKERWDEVVWPARGALFHFFQKSGDGEIGYTDGEWALFHLLEAGKLSTSSDGEEYLAGTWAPPVGDGLIRADIKPAVLLRAFRGFDIPHSIVQGAGGCGR; the protein is encoded by the coding sequence GCGGTCGGCGCCCTCAAGGGATCGAAGCTCGGCCGCAACGGGCGCGACGCCCTCGGTCTTCTGCCCTGGTACGTGATGATCGGACCGTCGGCCTCGGGCAAGACCACCGCCATTCGCAGCTCGGGCTTGAAGCTGCCGTACGGCAAGGGCGGCAAGGTGCGCGGGGTGGGCGGCACGCGCAACTGCGACTGGTGGATGACCAACGAAGCCATCCTGCTCGACACCGCCGGCCGCTGGAGCACCGACGACGACGACCGCGACGAATGGCTGGCCTTTCTGGATCTCCTGAAGAGGACGCGGCCCAAAAAACCCATCAACGGCATCCTGCTGGCGGTCAGCGCGACGGATCTGCAGAAATCGGCCGAGGAAATTCAGGAGCTGTCCGTCCGGCTGCGCGAGCGCATCGACGAGGTAATCACGCGTCTTGAAGTGATCGTCCCGGTGTACCTGATGGTGACCAAGTGCGATCTGATCGCCGGGTTCGTCGAGGCCTTCGGCGACCTGAAGGATCGCGAGCGCGGCCAGATCTGGGGTTTCAGTCTGCCGTTGGTCAGCGAGGCCACCGATCACGTCGACGAGTTCGCCGCCCAGTTCGACGTCCTCACCGAGGTGCTGGAACGGCAGGCCCTGGTGCGCATGGGCGAAGAGCGCCGCATCGATGCCCGCGAGCGCATCTATTCTTTCCCGCAGCAGTTCGATTCTTTGCGCCAGGGGCTGGTCGATCTGGTGGCCAGCCTCTTCGACCAGAGCGTGTACCAGGACGCGCCCATCATGCGCGGCGTGTACTTCACCAGCGGCACGCAGGAAGGCCGCCCCGTCGACCGCATCATGGCCAGCATGGCCGAGGCGTTCGGCGTCCGCCCGCGCCTGGCCGCCGCCGCGCCGACGAAACCGAAGAGCTACTTCGTCAAGGATGTCTTCCAGCGCGTGGTGTTCCCCGACCGGGACGTCGCCGTGCGCAGCGCCCGCGTGCTGAAGCGCGAGCGGCTCTTGCGCTGGGTGACGGCGATCGGCGCGCTGTCGGTCTCGGCGGCGGTGCTGGTGCTGCCAATTTCCTCATACCTGGCGAACAAGCAATTCATCGTCGACACGCGCGGCTTCGTGGAAAAGCTTGTGCGGGCGCGCGAGGATCGCCCGGTCCGCGGACCGCTCGATCCCACCGCGCTGGAAGCGGCGTTGCCGATGGCCACCCGCCTGGCCAAGTTCGCCGCCAAGGGCCCGGAGGTCGGCCTGCAGTTCGTCGGCCTTTACCCGGGCGATCGCTTGATGGATCCGGTGCACGCCGCCGTCGAGAAGCTGGTGGTACGCCCGCTGCTGGACAGCGACGACGCCCAGTTGCAGGCCTTCGCCAAAGGGCACGGCGACTTTGACGGGTCGGGCGCGATGAGCGGCCTTCTGCTGCACCTCTTGCTGACCCAGCCCAAGGCCTCCGACGAGCCATCGCCCGAAAGTGACGGCTGGCGTGACCACTGGGTGAGCGTGCTGGCCGAGACCGCCAGCGATCGCTTCGCCGCCATCACCGGATCGGCGGCGACCACCAAATCGCGCCAGAGCCTCGAAGGCGCGCTGCGCTTTTACGCTCTGAACATCGAGGAGGCCAGCGATCTCATCGACCGCAAGCCGGCGGTGGTGTCGCGCACGCGGGCGGCCCTGCTGGGCGCCAACGAAGGCGATCCGCTGGCTGATTTGCTGCGCGATCCGAACATGCCGCGCGACATTCGCCTGATCGACATCGTGGGCGGCGCGGTGACCGTGTTCCAGGGCGGCGAGCAGCACCAGGGCGGCCCGATGGTGCCGGGCGCGTTCACGCCGGAGGGCTGGAAGATCACCAAGGCGCGCATCGAACGCCTGACCGCCGACCGCGAACACGACGAGAACGCCTGGGTGCTGGGCGCCGCGCGCAAGCGCGAAGTCATCGACGCCGGCGCGCTGCAGATGGCGTACTTCCGTCGTTATGTCGATTCGTGGAAGGCGTTCCTGTTGTCGCTGTCGATCAAGGAGCCGACCAACATCGAAGACGTCCGGCGCCTGCTGAAGGCGTTCATGATGGACAAGCCGCTGGATTCGATCTGGCGCAACGCCAGCAAGAACCTGGTGTTCAAGGACGATTCGCTGATCGGGAAGGTGACCGAGAAGGCGTCTGGTTCGATCGATCGCCTGAAGAAAAAAATTCTGGGCTCGAGCGACGCGGACGCGGCGGCGAGTGGCGGCAAGACGCGCAACGAAGAGCCGACGTCGCCCGAGGACGTCGGCCGCGAGTTCGCCACCTTCCTGAGCTTCGGCCTCACCAAACCAACCGGCCTCGACACCTACGGGCAAATCCTGGCCGAGCTGAACGGCGCCGTCGGCGATCAAGGCGCCCCCGATCCGCGGGCGTTTCAAACCACCATCAAGGCCCAGCGGGTGAAGCTGCAAACGCTGATCAACAGCTTCAACGAAAACGGCTGGGAAGCGGCGTTACTGGAGAAGATCCTGATGCCGCCGCTTTTGGGATCAGAGGTGGCGGTCAGCGGCGCCACCGGCGATTCGGCCAACCGAAAGTGGTGCGACAGCATCGTCGTCGTCTACGACCAGCTCCTGGCCGGGAAGTATCCCTTCTCGAATGGCAAGGGCGCGCGCGACGCCCGGGTGGCCGACGTGGAGAAGTTCTTCCAACCGAAGACCGGCACGCTGTGGCAGTACTTCAGCGAGACGTTACAAGCCGACGTCGACCACCCGGCCGGCACCACCGTCTTTCACGTCAAGGATCAGCCAAGCGTGAAGTACAAGCCGGCGCTGGTGGCGTTCCTCAAACACGCCCAGGAGCTGACCGATCTTCTGTACGCGAAGGATCCCGGCAAGCTGGGCCTGACGGTTTCCATCCGCATCCGCCCGTCGGCGCCGTACACCAAGATCGTCTTCGACAGCGGCGGCCGCAAGGTCACCTACTTCAACACCAAGGAACGCTGGGACGAAGTGGTGTGGCCGGCGCGCGGGGCGCTGTTTCACTTCTTCCAGAAGTCGGGCGACGGCGAGATCGGCTACACCGACGGCGAATGGGCGCTGTTCCATCTGCTGGAGGCCGGCAAGCTGTCCACCAGTTCGGACGGCGAGGAGTACCTGGCCGGCACCTGGGCACCGCCGGTCGGTGACGGCCTCATCCGCGCCGACATCAAACCGGCCGTTTTGTTGCGCGCCTTCCGCGGCTTCGACATTCCGCATTCCATTGTCCAGGGAGCGGGCGGCTGCGGCCGCTGA
- a CDS encoding tetratricopeptide repeat protein: MTTPSKEAPVRRTVPAEMTIPDAVELAVGLQKGGLLDAAEEIYRRILAGVPDHADSLHFLGLSRHERGLHEEAIALVQRAVAAAPEHADAHNNLGNMYLEQGRVDEAEAQYRRVLALRPEHPGAHTNLGSVLRRKDDKAGAEVSFRRAIELDDEHAEAYHNLGSILRDTGRSHEALTAYQRALTLRPYDGESYRRVGATLYAVGRVDEAVGVYKSWLNLEPDNAVAKHMLASCSGDEVPARASDDFVRTTFDSFAASFDHVLGRLQYRAPALVGDAVAAALATASATLDVLDAGAGTGLCAPFLRPYARRLVGIDLSKEMLFRAKTRGGYDALETAELTAYMRAHPAAFDLVVSADTLCYFGDLSEAASSAAAALRPGGHLVFTVEHLAPESAVGFQINPHGRYSHGEDYVRRTLTAAGLGALSIQRAHLRIENMLPVEGLLVTARR, from the coding sequence ATGACCACGCCCAGCAAAGAAGCGCCGGTGCGCCGGACCGTGCCCGCCGAGATGACCATCCCCGACGCCGTCGAGCTGGCGGTGGGGCTGCAAAAGGGTGGCCTTTTGGACGCGGCGGAGGAGATCTACCGCCGCATCCTGGCCGGCGTGCCGGACCACGCCGATTCGCTGCATTTTTTGGGGCTTTCTCGTCATGAACGCGGCCTGCACGAGGAAGCGATCGCGCTGGTCCAGCGTGCGGTGGCGGCGGCGCCCGAGCACGCCGACGCTCACAACAACCTGGGCAATATGTACCTTGAGCAGGGGCGCGTCGACGAGGCCGAGGCGCAGTACCGCCGCGTGCTGGCGCTGCGGCCGGAGCACCCGGGGGCGCACACCAACCTCGGCTCGGTGTTGCGGCGCAAGGACGACAAGGCCGGCGCCGAGGTGTCCTTTCGCCGCGCCATCGAGCTCGACGACGAGCACGCGGAGGCGTACCACAACCTCGGATCGATCCTGCGCGACACCGGCCGCAGCCACGAGGCGCTGACCGCGTATCAACGTGCCCTGACCCTGCGCCCGTACGACGGCGAATCCTATCGCCGGGTGGGCGCGACGCTGTACGCGGTGGGCCGGGTCGACGAGGCGGTCGGCGTCTACAAAAGTTGGCTGAACCTGGAACCGGACAACGCCGTGGCCAAGCACATGCTGGCCTCGTGCTCGGGCGACGAAGTTCCGGCGCGCGCGTCGGACGATTTCGTGCGCACCACGTTCGACAGCTTCGCCGCCAGTTTTGACCACGTGCTGGGGCGGTTGCAATATCGCGCGCCCGCCCTGGTCGGCGACGCCGTGGCCGCGGCGCTGGCGACGGCGTCGGCGACGCTGGACGTGCTGGACGCCGGTGCGGGCACGGGCCTGTGCGCGCCGTTCCTGCGACCGTATGCCCGTCGACTGGTCGGCATCGATCTGTCCAAGGAGATGCTTTTTCGAGCCAAGACCCGCGGCGGCTATGATGCGCTGGAAACCGCGGAGCTGACCGCGTACATGCGGGCGCACCCCGCGGCTTTCGACCTGGTGGTTTCGGCCGACACGCTCTGCTACTTCGGCGATCTCTCGGAAGCGGCTTCGTCCGCCGCCGCCGCGTTACGGCCGGGCGGCCACCTGGTCTTCACCGTCGAGCACCTCGCCCCAGAGTCGGCCGTCGGTTTCCAGATCAACCCGCACGGCCGCTACTCCCACGGCGAGGACTATGTCCGTCGCACCCTGACCGCCGCCGGTCTGGGCGCGCTGTCGATCCAGAGAGCCCACCTCCGCATCGAGAACATGCTGCCCGTCGAGGGCTTGCTGGTCACCGCGCGCCGCTGA